One Mercenaria mercenaria strain notata chromosome 12, MADL_Memer_1, whole genome shotgun sequence DNA segment encodes these proteins:
- the LOC123533528 gene encoding uncharacterized protein LOC123533528 encodes MTSFSESSCTLERGNKSFYDVPCTPCKEVGKHVIANKYCKECLVYICESCTKTHEGISPNKRHTFLDGTQFTEQKQSLLLTLPTKHCANHTAELINIVCEQHGVVRCSVCKVLEHSVYSKPHHIPDAVKGIQVSEQHQIITKEIESFILDVGKLLRDRTADLSRVKKEKQTAERIIVDFSKKIKESFDVLEKKGLDQLSQNVNVKINEIEFHIDYLESTREKAGDILRQLKQSEGDNESELSYHVKNVGKRLVSDSKEKILEINETLQRECIRYKINPDIENYVTSLVSLGSISNTKMATPTMEGSDICLSACQDAAISPIITKPPADHSSNIFESNVVSPECAFATTDLHNMTTLDLKHKVSPLTQNAESHPFIEVLNANCTNCSSVAISEDKMTSQNISFTSSSNSDIYVNLSDLHDILPDTTQSSQMDRCATVTYTDNCSITSSSSVCSDIYANTGHSSASSDIYDNLPCHNVALYNTDSTQRPSEVSLNTKQIARAYTPYSPAATTNTLTIYSDKATSSEKLKPCVVTESSSTASVCKEESGHISSVPERDIMDKSFKHILSAGTKIPSTQTSLSRKVSKQPVSKDEDTFTRYRPVPVMRFTVAEKSDHYDCNTFDICQSLDGKILVIDNNNHKLKRFNQSYKLQDSLRLSGDPYSVCTAGPGMAAVALRNDRKIQFINVGKKLTLAKSFPVGTNCRGMVYIDGYLHVCTGDLSCPFSGRIEVYNNNGQLQFYIPQAPKRLPSVLKYIAATEVGHHRFVTMYSSDSITMLNTTGNLHDTFSHRDLKQPEGICTDGRDQVFVCGFHSNNVVQLSSKHQQVKVILDETDGIKKPIAVHYDGLQSRLLVSCSHSNEVFVFTLK; translated from the exons ATGACATCATTTAGCGAATCATCGTGTACGTTGGAGAGaggaaataaatcattttatgacgTTCCTTGTACTCCATGCAAAGAAGTGGGAAAGCACGTGATAGCTAACAAATACTGCAAGGAATGCTTAGTCTATATATGTGAGTCTTGTACTAAAACTCATGAAGGAATTTCACCGAATAAGAGACATACTTTTCTGGATGGAACGCAGTTCACAGAACAGAAACAATCACTTTTGCTTACTCTTCCAACGAAACATTGTGCCAATCATACCGCTGAATTGATCAACATAGTTTGTGAGCAGCACGGTGTCGTCCGCTGTAGCGTCTGCAAGGTGCTCGAACACAG tGTTTATTCTAAACCTCACCACATACCAGACGCTGTTAAGGGTATACAGGTGAGTGAACAACATCAAATTATTACAAAAGAAATAGAAAGTTTTATCCTGGATGTGGGTAAATTACTCAGGGATCGGACAGCAGATCTGTCACGTGTTAAAAAGGAAAAACAGACAGCTGAAAGAATCATTGTAGATTTTAGTAAAAAGATCAAAGAATCTTTTGATGTCCTGGAGAAGAAAGGTCTAGATCAACTCAGTCAAAATGTAAATGTGAAGATAAATGAAATTGAGTTCCATATTGACTACCTTGAAAGTACCAGAGAAAAGGCGGGTGATATTTTACGGCAACTTAAACAGTCCGAAGGGGATAATGAGAGTGAATTATCGTACCATGTCAAAAACGTAGGTAAAAGATTAGTTAGTGATTCGAAAGAGAAAATTCTAGAGATAAATGAAACGCTACAAAGAGAATGTATTCGATATAAGATAAATCCGGATATTGAAAATTATGTCACATCTTTAGTTTCTCTGGGATCAATTTCAAATACCAAAATGGCCACTCCTACAATGGAAGGTTCAGATATCTGTTTGTCGGCCTGTCAGGATGCAGCAATATCGCCTATCATCACCAAACCCCCAGCTGACCACTCTTCAAATATATTTGAGAGCAACGTGGTTAGTCCTGAATGTGCATTTGCAACAACTGACCTACACAACATGACAACTTTAGATTTGAAACATAAAGTATCTCCACTGACACAAAACGCTGAATCTCATCCTTTTATTGAGGTATTAAATGCAAACTGTACCAATTGTTCATCTGTTGCAATATCCGAAGATAAAATGACATCGCAAAACATATCTTTTACCTCGTCGTCAAATTCAGATATCTACGTAAACTTATCCGATCTGCATGATATACTTCCAGACACCACTCAATCATCTCAAATGGACAGGTGTGCTACAGTAACATACACAGATAATTGCAGCATCACATCTAGTTCTTCTGTATGTTCTGATATCTACGCGAACACAGGACATTCTTCAGCGTCTTCGGATATTTATGATAACCTACCTTGTCATAATGTTGCTTTATATAACACTGATTCCACACAACGTCCGTCTGAAGTATCATTAAATACCAAACAAATCGCTCGTGCATATACACCTTATTCACCCGCGGCTACCACAAATACTCTTACAATATACTCTGATAAAGCAACCTCTTCCGAAAAGCTTAAGCCATGTGTAGTAACTGAATCAAGTTCAACAGCATCTGTTTGCAAAGAAGAAAGTGGGCATATTTCTTCCGTTCCTGAAAGAGACATTATGGATAAATCGTTTAAGCATATATTGTCAGCTGGCACCAAAATTCCTTCAACTCAAACGTCCTTGTCTCGAAAGGTATCAAAGCAGCCGGTGTCGAAAGACGAGGATACTTTTACCAGGTATAGACCTGTACCGGTGATGAGGTTTACTGTAGCGGAAAAGTCCGACCATTATGACTGTAATACATTTGACATTTGTCAATCACTAGACGGCAAGATACTCGTCATAGACAACAACAACCATAAACTAAAGAGGTTTAATCAGTCCTATAAGTTACAGGACTCTCTTCGATTGTCGGGCGATCCTTACAGTGTATGTACAGCTGGGCCGGGGATGGCTGCCGTTGCTTTACGTAACGACAGGAAAATACAGTTCATTAATGTAGGCAAGAAACTGACACTGGCAAAATCGTTTCCTGTTGGTACTAACTGCAGAGGAATGGTTTATATTGATGGATATCTGCATGTTTGTACTGGGGATTTAAGCTGTCCATTTTCAGGTCGTATAGAGGTGTATAACAACAACGGACAGCTTCAGTTCTACATTCCTCAAGCTCCGAAACGTTTGCCTTCCGTACTCAAATATATCGCCGCTACAGAAGTAGGTCATCATCGCTTTGTTACGATGTATAGCAGTGACAGTATAACAATGCTGAACACCACTGGAAATTTGCATGACACTTTCAGCCACAGAGACTTGAAACAGCCTGAGGGTATTTGCACAGACGGTAGGGATCAGGTTTTTGTCTGTGGTTTCCATAGTAACAATGTCGTTCAGCTTTCATCAAAACATCAGCAGGTAAAAGTGATTCTAGATGAGACAGATGGCATCAAAAAACCGATTGCAGTACATTACGATGGATTACAGTCTCGGCTTCTCGTCTCGTGCTCTCACTCCAATGAAGTGTTTGTATTTACTCTGAAATAG